A DNA window from [Chlorobium] sp. 445 contains the following coding sequences:
- the pip gene encoding prolyl aminopeptidase: protein MKSAEAKPKRASRTLRDLYPPIVPYRTGFLQVSEMHRIYYEEVGNPKGKPVVFLHGGPGGGIEPQHRQYFNPKKWRVVLFDQRGCGKSTPFAELRENTTWDLVADIERLREQLGIEKWTVFGGSWGSTLALAYSETYPNRCAGLILRGIFLLRQKEVHWFYQEGANYFFPDAWEHYLEPIPPKERGDMIAAYYKRLTSPNAATRLRAAKAWSVWEGTLSKLQADPKHIARFAADNFAVAFARIECHYFINKGFFEHDDELLRRAKRIAHLPTIIVQGRYDVICPPISAWELHKALPKSELIIVPQAGHAASEVGIRSALVQATDRFARL from the coding sequence ATGAAAAGCGCAGAAGCAAAACCAAAAAGAGCAAGTAGAACACTACGCGACCTCTATCCCCCAATCGTGCCGTATCGCACAGGATTTTTGCAAGTCTCAGAGATGCATCGCATTTATTATGAAGAAGTAGGTAATCCCAAAGGCAAGCCTGTTGTTTTTTTGCACGGCGGACCCGGTGGTGGTATTGAGCCGCAGCATCGACAGTATTTTAATCCGAAAAAATGGCGCGTAGTGCTCTTCGACCAGCGCGGTTGTGGCAAAAGTACACCGTTTGCTGAACTGCGTGAAAACACCACATGGGATTTGGTAGCTGACATTGAGCGACTGCGTGAGCAGCTTGGCATAGAGAAGTGGACGGTCTTTGGCGGCAGTTGGGGCAGCACACTTGCTTTAGCCTATTCGGAAACATATCCCAATCGTTGCGCCGGATTGATTTTGCGAGGCATTTTTCTTTTGCGCCAAAAAGAAGTGCACTGGTTTTATCAAGAAGGTGCAAATTATTTTTTCCCTGATGCATGGGAGCATTACCTTGAACCGATTCCACCCAAAGAGCGCGGAGATATGATTGCGGCTTACTACAAGCGCTTGACAAGCCCTAACGCTGCAACACGTCTTCGCGCGGCGAAAGCATGGAGTGTGTGGGAAGGGACGCTAAGCAAATTGCAAGCTGACCCTAAACACATTGCACGCTTTGCGGCAGACAACTTCGCTGTGGCTTTCGCACGCATTGAATGCCACTACTTCATCAACAAGGGCTTCTTTGAGCACGATGATGAACTGCTACGACGCGCAAAGCGTATTGCGCACTTGCCTACAATTATTGTTCAGGGACGCTACGATGTAATTTGTCCGCCGATTTCCGCGTGGGAACTGCATAAAGCCTTGCCAAAGTCTGAACTCATTATAGTCCCGCAGGCAGGGCATGCGGCCAGTGAAGTGGGTATACGCAGCGCACTGGTTCAAGCCACTGATCGTTTCGCGCGATTGTAG
- a CDS encoding L-aspartate oxidase, which translates to MTEEIKVDMLVIGSGIAGLFFALRAARLGSVLIITKKERSDSNTNWAQGGIAAVLSPDDNYDLHIADTLNAGAGLCNRTAVEVLVKEGPAHVKELIEMGVQFTMKNGKPDLAREGGHSRHRILHAADLTGREIERALLAKVAENPNIEILEHHIAIELITEHHLRKKTNDITCYGAYALDTKKRRFKKILAKFTMLASGGCGQVYQHTTNPDIATGDGIAMAYRAGAEIHNMEFIQFHPTALYHPKAKSFLITEAIRGFGGILRNSKGEAFMARYDARRDLAPRDIVARAIDSEMKKLGDECVYLDITHKPADQIKEHFPNIYERCLMLGIDITQELIPVVPAMHYSCGGVATDLYGRTTINRLYASGETASTGVHGANRLASNSLLEALVFSHRAYLDMCENIKSVSNSIEFPDWDESGTESPEEWILISHNRKEVQQVMHDYVGIVRSDLRLERARRRIEFLKEETEAYYKRTKVSEGLLELRNIIKVAKLIIESAIKRRESRGLHYTTDYPYCDDKHYLCNTVLRSF; encoded by the coding sequence ATGACAGAAGAAATCAAAGTCGACATGCTGGTTATCGGCAGTGGAATTGCCGGGTTGTTCTTTGCGCTGAGAGCCGCGCGGTTAGGTAGTGTGCTGATTATTACGAAAAAAGAGCGCTCGGACTCTAACACCAACTGGGCGCAAGGCGGTATTGCGGCAGTGCTCTCCCCAGACGACAATTACGACCTACACATTGCTGATACACTCAATGCGGGAGCGGGGCTATGCAACCGTACGGCGGTTGAAGTTCTGGTCAAGGAGGGACCGGCGCATGTCAAGGAGCTTATCGAAATGGGCGTGCAATTTACGATGAAAAATGGCAAGCCAGACCTTGCCCGTGAAGGCGGGCATTCCAGACATCGCATTTTACACGCAGCAGATTTGACCGGACGCGAAATTGAGCGCGCCTTGCTTGCAAAAGTGGCAGAAAACCCCAATATCGAAATACTCGAGCATCATATTGCTATTGAACTTATCACAGAGCATCATCTGCGTAAAAAGACAAACGATATTACGTGCTACGGTGCCTATGCGCTGGATACGAAGAAACGACGCTTCAAGAAAATTCTTGCCAAATTCACCATGCTGGCGTCGGGCGGGTGCGGTCAAGTCTATCAGCATACCACCAATCCAGACATTGCGACAGGTGATGGCATAGCGATGGCGTATCGGGCGGGTGCAGAAATTCACAACATGGAGTTTATTCAATTTCATCCAACTGCACTCTATCACCCTAAAGCTAAGTCATTTCTTATCACTGAAGCCATACGCGGGTTTGGCGGCATCTTGCGCAATTCAAAAGGTGAAGCCTTTATGGCGCGCTACGATGCACGGCGAGACCTGGCGCCACGCGACATTGTGGCACGCGCAATCGACAGCGAAATGAAAAAGTTAGGTGATGAATGCGTTTATTTAGACATTACACACAAGCCAGCCGACCAAATCAAAGAGCACTTTCCAAATATCTATGAGCGCTGCTTGATGCTTGGCATTGATATCACACAAGAACTTATTCCTGTAGTGCCAGCAATGCATTATTCATGCGGCGGTGTGGCAACAGATCTCTATGGACGCACAACCATCAATCGACTGTATGCGTCAGGAGAGACGGCATCGACTGGCGTGCATGGTGCAAACCGTCTGGCAAGCAATTCGCTGCTAGAAGCCCTTGTCTTTTCACATCGTGCATATTTGGATATGTGTGAGAACATTAAGTCTGTCTCTAATAGCATTGAATTTCCTGACTGGGATGAAAGCGGCACCGAATCACCTGAAGAGTGGATTTTGATTTCGCATAATCGCAAAGAAGTCCAACAAGTCATGCACGACTATGTTGGCATTGTACGCAGTGATTTGCGCTTGGAGCGTGCTCGCCGACGCATTGAATTTCTCAAAGAAGAAACTGAAGCCTATTACAAGCGCACCAAAGTATCAGAAGGATTGCTTGAACTGCGAAATATCATCAAAGTCGCTAAACTCATCATTGAGAGTGCAATAAAGCGCCGTGAATCGCGTGGCTTGCACTACACGACCGATTATCCCTACTGCGATGACAAACATTATCTCTGCAATACAGTCTTGCGCTCATTTTAG